Genomic DNA from Chloroflexota bacterium:
CCAATCCCCCCGTTACCCTGACACCCAGAAGCGGCCTCTTTACCTTCATCGCTGCCTAACCTCCTGGGTGATACCTTACTCCAATCTGACTCACATTGGAAGGGGTCTTATTACCCACTGATTACGGTTGAATGGGTCTACACTCTTAACTGTGAAAGACGGGCCAGTAGTTGCAAAACTGCGGCGGAAGTGGTATAACTCTTTCCAAGGATTGGACCTTTAAGCCAGTCCAGTGAGGCTGGCAAGGGAAATCGGGCGCAAGCTAACCGGGTTCCAGATAGTATCAAGGGAAAAGCTCGGAAACCTCTTGCCAGTCAGGCAAGAGGTTTTTTGTATGTCTGAAAAAGTAATAATGTCTGCCGAGGAGATAAGGCGGGCGCTAACCCGGATCGCTCATGAGGTTGTGGAGAAGAATCGCGGTTGTCAGGATCTAGTGGTTATTGGGATATATACCAGGGGAGTGCCCCTGGCTAGACGGCTGGCTGCTTTTATAAGGGGCATTGAGGGAGTGGAGGTTCCTGTGGGAGCACTGGACATCGGGCTCTACAGAGATGACCTGGCCTATCTTGAGTTACCTCCTAAGCTTCGACCAAATGATATCCCGGCTGATATCGCTGGCAAACGAATTGTATTGGTAGATGATGTCTTGTATACCGGCAGGAGTACCCGCGCTGCTATGGATGCGCTGATCGATTTCGGGCGCCCGCAATCCGTTCAGTTGGCGGTGCTCGTGGATCGAGGACATCGGGAGTTGCCCATTCGCCCTGACTATGTAGGCAAGAATTTGCCTACCTCAAGAAAGGAGGAGGTGGAAGTGAGGTTGAAAGAGGTGGATGGCAGCGATGAGGTGGTCATTGTGGATTGGGCTAGGGGGCAGCCAGTACCGGAAGAACTGAGGCACAACGTGTCATCTGGGAGGAACGATCATGGGCCTAGCAGGTAGAAGCGTGGTAACCGTGGATGACCTTTCCAATGCCGAAATTGAAGCGGTGTTCTCTCTGGCAGATGAGATGGCGGGATCCATGAGTCAGCAGTGCCGTGTTTGCCAGGGGAAGATCATGGCCAGCCTCTTTTTTGAGCCGAGCACCAGGACCAGATTGTCCTTTGAGGCTGCCATGCACCGGCTTGGGGGACGCGTCATCACTGCTGTGGATGTTGGTGCTACCTCACTAGCTAAGGGTGAGAGCATTGCTGATATGGCCCGGGTAGTAGGAAGCTATGCCGACATAATCGTCATCAGGCACCCGTGGGAGGGAGCAGCCAAAGTGGTCGCCGACTATGCTGGTGTGCCGGTGGTCAATGCCGGCGATGGAGGCCATGAACACCCGACCCAAACATTGCTGGATCTCTATACGCTGAAGAAGGAAAGGCAGACGATCAAGGGCCTGAAGATCGCTCTGTGGGGGGACCTGAAGTATGGGCGGACAGTGCATTCTCTGGCTTATGCCCTGGCCAGGTTTGGGGCTACTATCCTTTTCCGCCCTGCGCCAGGCCTGGAGATACCGGAACACGTTCTAAGGAAGCTGTCTACAGAATACAAAGGTGAGCTGAGGAGGGCTGAAGCCCTGGAGAATACCAGAGAGGAGACGAGCCTTTTTGCTGTGGATGCCATGTACGTCACCCCTTCCAGCCCGCATCAACTGGCCATGATGCCTGACATCGGTATACAGATTGAGCTGGAGAAAGGGGTGGATGCCCTCTACGTTACCAGGGTTCAAAAGGAAAGGCATGCGCCCGCGGCAGCGGAACATGGCTTGGAGAAGCGGTATCCGGTGGTAGACAAGAGGCTACTCAAAGCCAAAGAGTTTAAGGAAGCGCTGGTGATGCATCCGCTACCTCGCGTTGATGAGCTTGCTTACGAAATGGATGCTGATCGGCGGAGCATGTATTTCAAACAGGCAGCCCTTGGGGTGCCTGTGCGGATGGCCCTCATCAGCCTGCTGCTCGGAGCCAGGGAGGTCGATATACCTGGGGAAGAGAGAGAGGCCTTCGTTCGCCGAGTGGACTATCCTATCTACCCCCGCCCTTTTGGGGTCAGGTGCCAAAACCCAAGATGCGTCGCTGTTAACGAGGAAAGGTATATCAAGCCGGAGTTCCGAATAGTAAGCTTTCGGCCTCTGACGCTGAGGTGTACCTACTGTGAACATGAAACGTTTCCGAGGTATATCGCCAGCTCCGAATGGCATGATGGGACATTGGAGAGTAAGAAGTACCATTGCACGGATAGCGGATGGGTCAAAAGGATAAAACCGGAAAACCTGATCATCTTTGATTCAGAAGGCGAGGCTCAAGCTCAGGGATTCAGGCCCAGCAGGTACGCGATGCCCAAAAAGGATAAGCAG
This window encodes:
- the pyrR gene encoding bifunctional pyr operon transcriptional regulator/uracil phosphoribosyltransferase PyrR, encoding MSEKVIMSAEEIRRALTRIAHEVVEKNRGCQDLVVIGIYTRGVPLARRLAAFIRGIEGVEVPVGALDIGLYRDDLAYLELPPKLRPNDIPADIAGKRIVLVDDVLYTGRSTRAAMDALIDFGRPQSVQLAVLVDRGHRELPIRPDYVGKNLPTSRKEEVEVRLKEVDGSDEVVIVDWARGQPVPEELRHNVSSGRNDHGPSR